GCGAATTGGGTCACAACCCGCTTGTCGACACCCTCCAACAAGATTCTGGTAGGCTGCGGTGTGCTCGCAACAATGCCCTTGGGAATGCCAAGTTCAATTGGGTGAGAAAAGCCGACCTTGAGGGAAACGAACTTTTGGCCGGGGAAGGCGGCTTGAACGGTGGACGCCTTGTCTTCGATGGTGGCCCTGTAACCGACACCAACCATACTCAAGACACAGACGTGACCTTCGGAGACGCCGAGGATGTGATTCTGTAGGAGTGCGCGAATGGTTCCTAGATAGAAAAGCAAAGCGTTAAACACCAATGGCTTGCCGCGGAGAAAAGACAGGAGAACATACCCCACATAGCACGCTGGTGAGGAACTGTCTGATCCAAAACTGACAAACTAGCCTTCTGGCCTGTCTCATCGGGGGTAATAGTGAGGAAGGAGGGAATTTTCAGGCTCATCTCGCCTGTGAAATGGACTAGTTTTAGCACCCATTGACCAGTCCACATTTCAGCCGTAGCACATTACCCTTGGGCCCCTTAATCTCGGCCATAAACTTGGGAATGTCCTTTCCTCGTGTGCGGGTGAGAGTTGCGGGGAGATCGATGAGCTTAAATGAAACCTCCGGGGGGATGGAGAGCGCAGCACCTCCGACTCGGGACTGCGCCGGGGATGTGGTCGAGAAGCATTGTGTGCGGGGGGAGAAGGCGGGCGCAAGAAAGATGGGTAAGGAACCGCGCTGGAAGGGCTCTCGAAGAAGCTGGCGGGCGCAGCGTTGAGGTATGGAGCACGACATGGTGATTTGCGCGTGTTGAGTCGGATGCTATGTTGCGGACTTTGGATTTTGTTCGCAGATTGGTTACCTTAATAGGTTTAGCGTGCACGTGATTTCCCCCACATCACTTTCATCCAAAGTTCCTGCCAAGTTTTTTCCATGTATACTTAATTATGCTCTCGACCACAGTGTATATTGTGCCAGTTTTTTATCTCAAAATATGACTTCAGGATGGAGATTTTTCATTGGATGCGTCTGTTGCCAAAGGTTGTTGAAACCTGGTGCCAAGAAATCCAAACACTCGAGGGCCTCTCGAGTCCGTCCTCCCATCCTACATAGCCAAATGAAAGACAACGACCAAGTAACACAATTTATCCTGGTTGATCCCACAGTATTCCACTTTATCTCTAACGACGCATATATCTCCATTCAGAAACGGACATTCCTGAAGATACAGAATCTCTGCCTAGGCCTAACACAGATGAGGCTCCAGAGCCCGAACATCACCACCAATTCAGAATTAATATCAAGCTCGTTCCCAACCGACTCTTCCTAGGTGCTCGGACATGTTGTCCATTCGATTGATGGACAATCAAATGAGCACGGAGATATATGGTGCGTGTCGATGTGACGCATCGAAGCCGGTTTTCCGGAGAAAGGACTGCGGTATGTGCAGTCTTTCCAATGGCATCGGAAAATGTCATTGAAGTTTCTTAGAATAGACAAATTGGTATAAGTGTCGAAGCTTGATGATGAACCCGGAGGTTGCTCACCCCTGCTTCTGCTGTCGTCCTTGATTACAACCAGAGGGCTCTTTCCCTTGGTATAACTATCGCTGGTAGATTTCCCCTCAGATTTCTTTTGGGCAGATGAGGTAGATGCCGTTAGATCGGTGCAAGCGGTGTTGTGCCTAGGGCCGACATAGCCCAATCCCGAGGCCGTAGCTGCATAGTAATTATCGACTGGGGTTTGGTGCATGGCCTTCTGGTAAAAGTGGCACAGATCGGAACAAGTCGAGGTCAAGGTAGAAGATACAGCAAAGCTAGGTGCAACGGATGCAATGGGATACTGTTTGATATGGGTAGATCGAAGAGGATCTGCCTTTGCTACTGCAGTTGCTATAATCGGCTCCATCAGTATAGAGGTAGATGATTTTATAGACACCAGGAGCGAATTGAGAATGATTGAATTCCCTAATGGTCCAGTCATAACCATCTGGCATTCGTAAAGAATCAAAGTAAGTGTTGCCAGAAGACCATGCCATGCTAGAAGACTATGATAGAAAAAGAAGTAAACGAAACGAACGAGCAGGCAAATCAAACAATATGCTGAGTACTTGATCTGAATTAGAAGGAATCGGATGTTCCGATAATAGCTCCTTGTGttgaaaagaggaagaaaagaagaaaatagGTCGAATCTGAGGTTGACTAGGAAATTCTGAGATTTACTAGAAAACGCTGTTTTCCCGCCTGCAACCACCTTTTATATTCGTCCAGTCGGCTTGATATTTGCAAGGTTAGAGCCGTCGATGTTAGCTTTATTGAAAAGTTCAACGCTTTCTAACGTTGCAACTGTCAGATGAGGATTGCCCCAAGGTTTTGTCTCATTGGTCTACTACTCCGGTTCCTCAATAGGTCTGCATGGTAGCCCGGTTACACTAATCACATATGTTAAGATGTATGGACTGCATGCTGGCACAGAGATCACCCTAGTAAAAGGACTAATTCTTTTCAGTCTATGCCTCTTTCACAAATGTAGACGAAAAGAGATTCAGTGGCATAATACTTGTTCGGTTTCGATGTGTATTCATCCACATGTGACTGGGACTAGAGGAAGGCTGTGATTTTTACAGGGTATATGATAACAAGGAGATAAATGGGATTGCCAGGGACTTCATCTGAAGGAGTAAGATCTATGAAATGGTGTTTACTTTGGTTTCTGGGGAAATATCCCGTGTTGGTTTGAAGTACCATGTGGCATCCGTACCTGAATCCTATAGACTAGCGACCGTTATAGTTGAATAAAAAAGAAGGTGAAAATCTATCGAAGCTAAAAACCGAGTACTGAGACGAAAAATGTCCAGGAATAAGTAAAGTGAGAGTTCGGCGCGAGCCAAACATATTGGATGGCAAGTCTCACATCCGAAATCACtcattcttttctttccctcttttATACCGCTTTTCTCGCAACATACACACGAGTGATCAAGAACCTGGGCATATCCAAAGCCACGCCCATGCACCAAACCAAGTAGGCCATTCACCATGAGGGCAATCGATTACTTTCAAGTGCTGTCATATACCTTCCTCGCACTTTCGCCGCTCAGTCATGCGAGTGCCTCCCAACACAGTAAGGCATTGAGATAAATTGCATATCATTCTACTTACACAAGAAGATGTCCCAGTTCTTGCGCCCAAGACACCAGATGTCGACGCGATCTCTTTGCTCAGTTCCCGAACGCAAGACCATGACAGTATCTTTAACGAAGCTGTCAAGATTCTGGACTCGATGAAAGCTTCACCCTCGTGCAATCGGCTAGCGGCGACTAAACTAGTGGACTCGTGTCAAACATTCAGCGATGGCAAAGACAGCACGCAAACGGAGAGCCCAGAAAGGCTCGACCTTTTTCGATCCGTTTATGCCGCACGGCTAGCATTATGTGAAATTGACGGTACTGGCACCCCAATGCCTCCGTCATGCCTTCCTGTTACCGtgtcaccacctccacagaAGAATCGATTCGGCTTTCTGAGTCGGCACAGAGGCTCTGACTCTGTTTCGGATGAAGTCCCAAAAGAACTATTGGAGCAGTGTCTCAGAACACTTGAGTCACGACCCCAGTGGTGGACTTCTTACAGCAACAGCCGACAGAATGCTCTTGTGATCTGCCATGCTTCGCGAATCGAGACAGAAAAAGAGGAGCTTCTTGACCTGCATCGGTCCATTGCCAAGAGTAGTCTCAAGCTCAACATCGGGATTCAAGAGGCTTTGCAGAATGCAACTGCACAGTCTGCACAGCAGCACTCATTCATCCAAGCTGTTCAATCTCTGCAGGAGAAGATCGTGGCCGAAATGGAGGTGACGAATTCAGTTTTCAAACGAACATTCAACAAATTTCTCCAAGAAATCGAAGCTGGAATATGGTCTCTCCAAGATTCTATGTCTGTGGCTTTGTCAAATGTGCGGACTGGAACAGGGGTGCTTGAAAAGGTAAAGTTTGAACAAACCAATCGAAATTAAAACATCTACTAAGTTTCAACTAGGACATCCTTGATGTAA
Above is a window of Penicillium digitatum chromosome 2, complete sequence DNA encoding:
- a CDS encoding Nuclear membrane fusion protein Kar5, putative, which translates into the protein MRAIDYFQVLSYTFLALSPLSHASASQHNVPVLAPKTPDVDAISLLSSRTQDHDSIFNEAVKILDSMKASPSCNRLAATKLVDSCQTFSDGKDSTQTESPERLDLFRSVYAARLALCEIDGTGTPMPPSCLPVTVSPPPQKNRFGFLSRHRGSDSVSDEVPKELLEQCLRTLESRPQWWTSYSNSRQNALVICHASRIETEKEELLDLHRSIAKSSLKLNIGIQEALQNATAQSAQQHSFIQAVQSLQEKIVAEMEVTNSVFKRTFNKFLQEIEAGIWSLQDSMSVALSNVRTGTGVLEKDILDVTTQVGALQQALRTAQQDAMARSQESLLVQETNAVAQKDLASSLHLSLESILNSDMDRVYRGMQRFDAAMEWLTSRMNMVLEQETRLTERLQNMETFIQQSESKASELQKAQNQQIEALSAQSRAQEAIQFDAQVSQALLAKTSVAAANLQSVIDDAAFKFKHIPGFGIGGSSAWSLCVVLLTVIASQNLKIAISLLFLFLGHSVALTIFKFL
- a CDS encoding mitochondrial 54S ribosomal protein uL6m; protein product: MSCSIPQRCARQLLREPFQRGSLPIFLAPAFSPRTQCFSTTSPAQSRVGGAALSIPPEVSFKLIDLPATLTRTRGKDIPKFMAEIKGPKGEMSLKIPSFLTITPDETGQKASLSVLDQTVPHQRAMWGTIRALLQNHILGVSEGHVCVLSMVGVGYRATIEDKASTVQAAFPGQKFVSLKVGFSHPIELGIPKGIVASTPQPTRILLEGVDKRVVTQFAAEIREWRRPEPYKGKGIFVNGETIKLKAKKIK